The nucleotide window CAGTCAGTAGGGTCAGCAGGTGTAAGGCACCTTTGACCCCTTGAGTTTAAAGTAGCCAGTCACAGGAACTTAAAGTATGATATTTATGAAGGCCACATAGTAAATATCAATTCAAAGAAAAATGATTATACTCTTAAGTCGCAGAGTCGCACTTTGGACAGCTTTGTGCAGAGGGTTCCACTTGGGTTCAGCTGAGCTTAGCTTAGCTGAGTTTACAGACAGCAGATGCATCATTTGATCTGTCACAACTGTTAAAGTGCACACTGCAGACAAATGTTTTGCAGTTAAAGCAATGAAAAAGTTTCCTCTCACTTTTATTATTCTCTCTTTTATATATTACTCTTGTCCTTAAATGAAGCTACAGTAATTTAATAAAAACGTATTTCTTATCTGATTACTTGATAAATCGGCAGAATACTCAATTACTAAAAGAATCAATAGCTGCAGCCCAAGTTTTTAGCCATTCAATGGAATTACCTTTGGAAAGATTATGATTATTATGACacatgataaaaaaacaactattaCAAACATTATCCAAAACAGCTTTTGACACTGCATGTATTCCCAGGCCTCACAGCTGCTTTAtcaatgtgtatttgtgtgtttgttcttcAGGGAACCTTGGGTACGATAGACATGCGAGTCAACAAAGCCGAGCAATACTTTAATCAGACAGACACGGACTGCTCCATAAATTCCTGCCCCGAGCTGTTAAGAAAAGGTAAGGGATGGTGACTTGGCATTAACTCATCTTACACACTGACTCATCATAAACTGAATTACcaaactctctttctctctgtgttagAGCTTGAGCTCATGTTCCCCTCAGCGCCCACCAATTCCATCACAGTCGTGACGGTCACACAGAGTAACAGTTGGTGCGAGGGGGCAGTAGAACAGGACAGAGACCAGCTGCTCCACAAAGTGAGTCCTGTGATATTATCTTGTTATTATAGATGTGATGTAATGTTGAAACAGCTGCTGACTGAGTGTTCTTCTAACTGCAGTTTGTGAACGGAGCAAAGGAAATGTGCTTCGCTCTGTGGACTGCAGGCTACTGGGCGGACTTCATCGACCCAACAACAGGGGAAGCTGTGAGTTATTCTGCTTGTGGTTGAATTTCTTGCATTAACAGGGAATTCCAGGGCATTTTGAGTATTTGTAATTGTGGGGTATAGATTAATAAGAGAagaaatgaatttaaatgaaagGGGGTCTGTATACTTTCTGAATGAGTCCAGTACATCACCATCACTTTATGTTCCTCAACAGTTCTTTGCATCACCACAAAGTCAACCCAAACTACGGACAGAGGAGGAACTGAGAGACTTGGGCTTCCACATCGAAGTGTCGGGCTCCTGCACAGTTATTCGCCACATCCTGAGAGGAACGCCTTTGTTTGTGGGGACTGTTTTCACCAATGCACCCACTCACAGTGCTGCTATCGCAAGACTACAAGGACTTTCAAATGCGCTCCCTGATGAGGAGTAGGCTTTTTACAATGCCTCTATTTATGGTTTGAAGAAGCTTGGAACTTAATATATGGTAGTGTTGGTACATCGTTGTGTCAGTGAGAGGTTATGCTGAGTTTGTCTTACTGTAACAAGGATTTGACGGAGACTCTAATGTCGACCTCGATGCTGTGCCTAACTGACAAGAGGTCAACGCTGCACTAAATCcagggacaaacacacactcagtgcaGCGTGAAGAGTTCTCATGACAAATGAAAGGCATTTCAACATGTGATATCTGCTGTTAGAAAACTTTACAGATGATGTTGATGCTTCAAAGGATGACAAAATCCATGTTTTATGATAGTAGGATCATGGATTTGAAATGTAAACCAAGTTGTCAGGTCAATAACTTTTCATACGAACATGTacagtgttatttttttctgttgcacATAATCAAAAGAAACATGGACACTGTTTCTGTTTAAGCATCACAGTTGTGACAGAACTGTTGCAAATAAAGTGACTTCTCATCAGGTTGCAGTGACACTGTATTTCCTGtgcctgtgagtgtgtgctccTTCACATAAGTGCTTTCCCAAATTTACCGCTCCATTTTTCGTACATTGATAGCTGAGGAAAAGAGAATTCCTGCACTGTCTTTCTGCTTGCAAACAACTTTTGGTCCTCAGACCTTTATGAGGTTAAGTCAAATTTTCCCAGACTGAAATGTAATTCTCATAATGAAGAGTTACCTGTACTTTTATATGATAAAATGAGATTTGTACCTTAATAAAAGAAACAATCCAAATGTAATTTCAGATGTTGTGAGCAAAAAGACAAACTCAACAAAAGTATTCTGACAGTGGAGCCTGGCATTTAATTtgcctggcacacacacacaccaacaacacaAACTAATGTATTACTTTTGTGTACCTTTCATGAGAACATGGTCGAGTTGCATATATTCAAGCAAGCACTTCAGTCA belongs to Epinephelus lanceolatus isolate andai-2023 chromosome 24, ASM4190304v1, whole genome shotgun sequence and includes:
- the mmadhca gene encoding metabolism of cobalamin associated Da; its protein translation is MLCGRGRLVLSKASGHQTFAARCVGRTRTFSAASSDEPYIAVSPTDSGPRTVWPDENMGPFGPQDQRFQLPGNSGFDCHLEGMGNQKKTPVHRTVPDVLTVPSSIERHQFILAQFVNEFQGTLGTIDMRVNKAEQYFNQTDTDCSINSCPELLRKELELMFPSAPTNSITVVTVTQSNSWCEGAVEQDRDQLLHKFVNGAKEMCFALWTAGYWADFIDPTTGEAFFASPQSQPKLRTEEELRDLGFHIEVSGSCTVIRHILRGTPLFVGTVFTNAPTHSAAIARLQGLSNALPDEE